In the genome of Asterias amurensis chromosome 16, ASM3211899v1, one region contains:
- the LOC139949271 gene encoding uncharacterized protein translates to MRISQDNSDELNMSYQQAYRYWQHERTSMAPEASYQQRLSDNHPNPNPNPNLTPSQQYPTYSGPHHVNLTGAHQAIDMYDSLFPTESSAVMRNTAEGKDNQSDYPGWTSTHQRLPMGVTTSEALRNQGMSSLHDGSQPVMTQITAQPTHYTHHMQPEPTTHSTCHQPMHQTVWAQQSLSHPQLPSLHPNNQQLLLSTQENEPQQNVCEPTAPSAQYYSTCSIVTHPVYREPLGEKVANEMRSEEGANNGDVILSGDRNCDTPNKTQENGCHYCKLCDVECSGPLNLKMHLKGAKHKRNLQTKDPSCNQGSVGACKKRSKRNGSRRGGFVPLCHNQKDRPIIGLDFVTRVVSPDANDDTYECSLCDTSDISRRRIYLHVMAKTHRQAYIKKLKPDLAEQYCTVEDVYKQNEKLQKRESVDLAVLLNSIIKIAAKRDGPGQTNIRLSSERESDVEDEQQDDMMDDVEIPFASPPDSQTDEASSPDTPSMDDATPSQPSPQLTYQSKATFQPSKKSTDATPLPSQVFSFEVVAPNLQTSSSDVPSVLISKQPSMGVGQFQQDASISNDKQSTSMRHSNVSKTMPSTAFSQVSPMPLPTCLTNDQLRHYCSDVFIAQEHQRRFGDIMMPLSNYLRSSGSNIGISKVFSGGSRSGDTLLNTLSDPEVNSEEDAALATDLTRALSQATFKYRLKQKNFTGLEIQGKK, encoded by the exons ACGAGCTGAACATGAGTTACCAACAGGCTTACAGATATTGGCAACACGAGAGAACATCTATGGCACCAGAAGCTTCATACCAACAAAGACTCTCAGACAATCACCctaatcctaatcctaatccAAACCTTACCCCAAGCCAGCAGTACCCAACCTATAGTGGTCCACATCATGTAAACCTGACCGGAGCCCATCAAGCAATAGATATGTACGATTCCTTGTTTCCGACTGAGTCTTCAGCTGTGATGAGAAATACAGCAGAAGGGAAAGACAATCAGTCAGACTATCCAGGCTGGACATCTACTCATCAAAGATTACCGATGGGTGTAACTACATCTGAAGCATTAAGAAACCAAGGAATGTCTTCATTACACGACGGATCTCAACCTGTAATGACTCAGATAACGGCACAACCTACTCATTACACACATCATATGCAACCAGAGCCTACAACCCATTCTACATGTCATCAACCAATGCATCAAACAGTATGGGCACAACAATCACTGTCGCATCCACAACTACCATCGTTACATCCAAACAATCAACAGTTACTATTAAGTACTCAAGAAAATGAACCTCAGCAGAATGTATGTGAGCCTACTGCACCAAGCGCACAATACTACAGTACTTGTTCAATCGTTACACATCCAGTATATAGAGAGCCACTTGGTGAGAAAGTGGCAAATGAAATGAGATCTGAAGAAGGGGCTAATAATGGTGATGTAATCCTTAGTGGTGATCGGAACTGTGATACACCAAACAAAACACAGGAAAATGGATGTCACTATTGCAAG TTATGTGATGTTGAGTGCAGTGGACCTCTCAATCTTAAGATGCATCTTAAAGGAGCTAAACATAAACGG aaTCTGCAGACCAAGGACCCATCATGCAACCAAG gaaGTGTTGGTGCTTGTAAGAAAAGGTCTAAAAGGAATGGCTCAAGACGTGGAGGATTTGTCCCATTGTGCCACAACCAGAAAGACAGACCTATCATTG GTCTTGATTTTGTGACCCGGGTGGTATCACCTGACGCTAATGATGACACCTATGAATGCAGCCTATGTGATACATCAGATATATCCAGAAGACGCATCTATCTACACGTCATGGCAAAAACACACAGGCAGGCTTATATC AAGAAGCTGAAGCCTGATTTAGCGGAGCAATACTGCACAGTGGAAGACGTTTACAAACAGAATGAGAAGTTACAGAAGCGTGAGTCGGTTGATTTAGCGGTATTATTGAATAGTATTATCAAGATAGCAGCTAAGAGAGATGGACCTGGTCAGACAAACATCAGACTCAGCAGTGAGAGAGAGAGTGATGTAGAGGATGAGCAGCAAGATGATATGATGG ATGATGTTGAGATCCCTTTTGCTAGTCCTCCAGACAGCCAGACAGATGAGGCATCATCTCCAGACACACCATCAATGGATGACGCTACACCATCACAACCCTCACCTCAACTCACTTATCAATCCAAAGCAACTTTCCAGCCAAGTAAGAAATCAACAGACGCAACGCCTCTTCCATCCCAAGTGTTCTCATTTGAGGTAGTAGCTCCTAACCTACAGACATCTTCAAGTGATGTTCCATCCGTATTAATCTCAAAGCAACCGTCGATGGGCGTCGGTCAGTTTCAGCAAGATGCTTCTATCTCAAATGATAAACAGTCCACTTCAATGAGGCATTCAAATGTCTCAAAAACAATGCCATCCACAGCTTTCAGTCA GGTTTCACCTATGCCATTACCTACATGTTTGACCAATGACCAGCTCAGACATTACTGTAGTGATGTATTTATAGCTCAAGAACATCAACGCCGATTTGGAGATATAATGATGCCTCTAAGCAACTATCTTAGG tcAAGTGGAAGCAATATTGGCATCAGTAAAGTCTTTTCTGGAGGTTCCAGATCAGGTGATACATTGCTCAATACCCTT TCGGATCCAGAAGTCAATTCTGAAGAAGATGCTGCTTTGGCCACAGACCTAACCAGAGCGTTATCACAAGCAACATTTAAGTATCGACTCAAGCAGAAGAACTTTACTGGTTTG GAAATCCAAGGAAAGAAATGA